TTAGATCAATATGTGAAGTACTACAACAAAGTGCGTATTCATGGTAGCCTGGGGTACGTAAGCCCTGAGCAGTACCATAACCAGTATAACCAAGGGTGTCTGCCGCCAGTTGAGATCAAGCTTTAAGACAGTTTTTAACAGACATTCGGTGTCTCATTTAGTGGGGCCTATACGTTTGTGTCTCACTCTATGGGTTCATTATGCTGAACCGGACCCCAAAGCTAGACCGTCCTGGCTGAACTTCGTTCACGGGGAAGGGATGTGGTGCGCTGACCCAGCCCCAAAACGTACTCCTCGCACCTCCCGTAAACACGCTGTTAGGTGAAGTTTTTAACAGCAACTTTCCACTATTCTATTCATTCCAACCTAAAAATTCAATAAAGTTCGTCATACATAGGCCTGTTAAGCCCCCTAAATATACTCTATAATTACTGTCCTTCTTTAAAAATTCCTGATACATTACATGCCCTAAATCTTCAATATAGTTAAACGTATTATTTGTAATTTTAATAATATATTTTTTCATATCATATATTTGAGAATCTTCATCCAAAATATTAGGCAATAAATTTACACTACCGTCCTTAGTAATTGTATTGATTGAAAATTTTACTTCTCCGCTATTTTCAATAAATAGAATTGGCTCTTTACCTTTATGAATTATTAAATCTCTTATCGTACGTATATTATCTAAGTTTTTTTCGCAGTTAATAAACACATCAATTACTTCTTGAGATATAATCTTTTTAGCACAATCCTTTTTAAAATATTTTATTAATTCCTTTATCGATCCTTCTTTTTTCGATGGGAGTTGGGATAAATTTTTTTCTTCAATTATTAATTTTGGAAAATATGAGGTAAAATCATACACACTCCTTAAGTTTGTAAAATATGCCTCAACTAACAACG
The genomic region above belongs to Tindallia magadiensis and contains:
- a CDS encoding IS3 family transposase, which codes for MKYYNKVRIHGSLGYVSPEQYHNQYNQGCLPPVEIKL